In Vanacampus margaritifer isolate UIUO_Vmar chromosome 6, RoL_Vmar_1.0, whole genome shotgun sequence, the DNA window GAGTGctgctgctccgcaagcagtcccataataaacgaCCACATAAAGTAAAGTCGATGAATTCACCTTACTCCTGATGTCGTGGAGCACCTTCTCTGGCTCTTTCCTTTCCGACATCTTCATTGGTTTGAGCAGTCTGTGCTCAAAGTCATTCTTGTCCTTGCGGATGTCTGCTCGCTGGAGCTCGATTTCTTTGATGGAGGCCTGAAGGGGAGAGCAAAAGCTGAGCATTCATTTGACTTTTGTGTATATTACCTTCCGATACTAACTTTGTAGTTGGCCAGAATTCTCTCAGACCTCTCCTTGTCATTCTGCTGCTCTCTTATCATCTGTGCTATTTCCCTTTGTGCAAGGCAGAGTTTTTGTGCCAAGGTTAGCTGTTGAAGGCCATCTGGCAAGTTGTCCTCAGATTTCTGTAAAGTGTAGGGGCAACAATCTAAATGTGCAAAACAACAATCAATCtaaagagcaacaaaaaaacgttACTATTAGTGATGGGCCAGTCATCAGTATTAGGttgataccagccttattttaaggtatcgatAATTTGCTCAAGTTGCCGATACCAGTCACTAGCATTTACAGTAACTATCAAGCTGAAAATGGCATGCATGCATGGCTTCTCAAAtgtccattaactcattcactgccattgacggtgaaggaattaccattaattgtaatcgtttgcgtgttcaaataattccaagatgagattctggtgaagagggtccttgcaaggttggtttattacagagatctctggtcacactaTTGCATATCAcctaagcagtgtcatccaatgtgtgtgtcttattttgcccacacagcctctttattcaaaacatgaggaaacgcctctgtcatcccgtgaggcacagaatgagtttgcattttcccagtaaactagatcgtccttgaacttttgacaaccggatttctgacgaacagcgACTAGACTTCTtcgataaacatagaaacattttaactttctcataTCTGGGAAAACAggagaaaagatagcaagaatgtcaaaagcattactcacacaggttatatcaggtcaacataattacaccttcatcaacacatctataatgaaatgtaaaacaggtcaaatgtaaaataaaacaatgaaaatgttaataatgtcaacaacggcgatagacgtcaaaatttcattttaactaactctattagtttaaaaaaaaaatccacttttgctaacaagagtatgaaaacctagaaaataaattattgtaaatttagaacagatataaaatttgtgattaattgttagttaagtcatgtgattaattacaattaaaaatttgaatcgcctgacgggcctaataaaacaaatattaaaaataaggggtgttaattaatcgcaggataattttatatctgttataaatgtgcaataaaaattccatattttcatattattccatattaaactaatagaaatagttcacattaatttttgacgtctatagtcgccaatggcagtgagtgagttaaaatgcaatttctgtAAGTTTATACGTAAGCgttatattaataattaaagtgCAGTGTTAGTGTGTCGCTaccaacatttttatgtttatttgctCACTCAATTTTGCCAGTATGCTGACTTTCTCCATTATGGTATTTCATGCATATAATTACTTTACACGTTGACCTGCTTTCATCGactgagaaaaatagaaatgttgATATTACTCAGTgcatttctattttattgtattttatcattaatctatgtatttttttttttattattttgaaaggGTAAAAAGAGTCCATATGAATCAATATTGGCTGATATGAAATACATTGTGATAAGTTTTTCATCTGTATTGTCCGGCCCAGTTTTCCAACTTCAGAGTCATGCTTAACAGGCAACATTTGAACCTGTATTAATCTGCTGTCcaatttattttgaacaaagaCTAAAACACAGGGAGTtgccaattttattttgcactcttgtaaatttattacaaataaatccTAAATCAGAGTGAGTTgtctgtgttttatttttaacttaaattcTAAATTACTGAGTGACTGTTCTGCCTCTTTTCAGAAATAAATAAGAGGTCACTCTTCAAGATTGTCTGTCAttggtttaaaataaattgtatgcAATAAATGTACTAGTTGTAGTTGCAGATTTGTACCAagtcggtctgaaaaaaaaaaaaaaaaaagtggtatggaaCATCCCTAAATAATGTTCAGTTCTAAATGACGCACTGTACTTATTCCATTTGGCGATACCCATGCAATATTGggttcaataattatatatacaccCAATCTGCCAAATGATAGAATACTCTCTCCTTTATGCCTTTTTCAGTTCTTTTACAGAAGAAAAATgtaggttgcacaaaatgcagccatttctcCCATGGACTCTCAAACTGTGTTTATCTCATATAAAATgggggcaatgatgtcatctattggtggttgtgcatcagtaaagtAGTTTTCAAGTTTGAAATTTACTGGAGCAGTATCAGATGCTCTCCCGCGTATTCTcattgagaaaaataaataaataaatgacggcAGTGAAATTaattagaatttctgactggaaaaaaaaacatcactagtttatttttcaagtaaatatatcACTGTAgtgtacatttattaaattacatttttacaaattacattTGTATATGCTTACCCTATTCTCCACTTGGCTACCAGCTACCCCCAGACCTGCAGGCTGGGTCAATAGGTCATGTTGATCCAGGCGGATGATAAAACTTTCAAACAGCTCATTTTCTGCCAACACTGCTGCATTGGAATTTCTAGTGGGCAGGTGATCCAAGTCAGTGAAAAGCCCCTAAAATATGAACGACTTGAGTCGACCCCTTGCACAGGTAGCAACAAAAGTAGGCTACTATGCAGACAGACACCAgaaacatttacagtaactaAGTATTTGTACTCCGTTACTTCCTACCACCaccaatttattttttcaaatcacaCCAAGTACGGTAAACAAACTCAATATTGTGCATGTGCTGTAAATATTGGGGTGAGGAAACAAAGGTGGGTTGTCTGTTTTTACCCTGCACACAAAACTGAATGTTTACAGAGCAAGAAACAAGTTACTCTTCTTCAACTCTTTCAGGTCTTATTACTGTTTTCCTTGAACATATAGTCCCATCGATGTTTTTatgtgttcatttttcctttcggacaatcatTTTGACAATTTACAACATATATTTTCACATAGATAAGTTCCTTATGAATGTCTTTAGAGTCACCACAATATCATAATTTAAGTACAAGGAATATTTCTACACGCCAGTTTACTAACAACGGAATACAGAAGTTACAATTTTAGGTGGTATCATGAAAAAAGACGATACAATTCCGACATGGTTGCCGAAGTTAGCGTTAGCTTGTTTGCATTACTATAGCCAGGGACGAAAGCGtccacatttaaataatttctaATTTAAAGTGATGAAATCGATTGGTATTTACTGTAGCTGTTGGATACTGGCAGAGAAGCCTGGTTGTCGATCTTGATTGCTTTTCTTTTCCATTGGGCTTGATCTTGCACCTTGGTTGCTAAGGCACATTGCGGTGGTTGCTATGGCTAGTATTCCTTTAAGTAGAgcgcagtatttttttttttaaactttatttataaggcAATTTAGTAAAGATTTCCATGGCTGCAGACAGCAGAGTAAAACAatggaaaaattaaaacaaaatacatgcaTAAAACGTAAAACGTGCGTCAAATAGTTTCCATTGTGTTATTATCAAAtgatagcataaaaaaatattattattattattattattacattcctTAACACGTCATGAcctcaaatgtatttgcaatgtCCTCTTAGAAGCTCCAGCATCCATGTGGGCCCCTCCGTCGGTCAAGGATTTACTGATAAATTTCTGCacgacaaaaacattttaaaattcccTGGTCTTGCCGTCTTGTCACTTGGGTCCAAACCACAAATAGTATCCTTGGAGCTGGAGTAGTTATTTGCATACCAATTCTATCTAGTACAGCAATCAGaatcagaaaatgtgtttttgttgattttgggTGAATATTTTgggcaaacatttgttttacccTTAAATGTCCTCAAATTGTCCATAATGAAAGAAATGATAAATATTGGAGCTGTAGTATAGTTAGTTACATACCATTTATAtgtactacagcaatcagaatgagaACATGTGTTTTGGTTGATTTTTgtggaatatattttttatcatttatggtCCTTTTAGTCCCTTGCATGTTCCCTAATTGCATACCATTGCTATCTACTACAGATATCagaatgagaaaatgtgtttttgttgattttggtgaatattttggaacattttttgTCCTTTAAATGTCCTCAAATTGTCCATAATGAAAGATGTGATAAATATTAGAGCTGTAGTAGTAGtccaaaatattcaacaaaatcacattttctcattctgattgctgtagtagatAGCAATGGTATGCAACTAACTACTGCAGCAATCagaatgagaaaatgtgtttttggtgaatattttggaacatttaTGGTCCTTTTAGTTTCTTTTTAGTCCCCAACTTGTGAGAGAGATGAAAAATATTGGAGCTGTATCATCAAGCCAACGTTTTAGATTACTTTTATGTTTGTATCGATTTCTATGTTTATGTTAATGTTAACACTGAAACGCAAACGAGACCATGGGCAAATCTCATTTCTGATATGATACCTGTGAGTCTGTGACTGTCCTAGCGCCTCATGTTGTAACCAAGAGCAATGAGATCTAGCCAGGAAGTGTTGAATCATGTGTTTCACTTTCGTTTATTCGAAAATAATACAAGCTTGGGAACCCGGAAGCCCGTGGCAGTAGTCCACAAACTTGCGCCGAGATGGCTGCAAATGTGTCTAATTTCATCATCCAGATCCTGTGTGACGACCAAGGCAGTTCGGACTTCAGGGTCCTGACTGGAAAACTGAGGCAAAAGTTTACTGTTGCGGCGTCAGTCCTTCACTGTGTTCTTACCGATGAAGCTAGAATAGCAGTGGATAGCGGCGTCCTGGCCGTGGGTGCGGGTCAAATATTCAGCCTGGATAGTGTGATTGTGGCCAAAACTTCGCTACGGATCTGCCAGAAGAAACCTGGCGAGTGTACACAGTGTGAAAGTTTGCACTTGTGTAAGTTTCATGTGTTGGGGACCTGCGCGTTTGGGTGAGTAAAATGCTTAGCTTGTTGTACTGAAGTCTGTCGTAGGCCTGCTGTATGTGTGCTAGTGTGTGATGATCGTGATCTATCATTTTAAAACAGACTCATCAGCCAAGTAATTGAGATGAGGTTAAAATATGTATTGAAAAGCAGCAGTTAattttgatggaaaaaaaacaaacaaataaaaaatcagttGTGATTTTAAACTGTATTACTGTACTTATAATTACTTCAAGTATGATGATGTAACACGTTTATTAAGATGCATCAGGCAtggtttattgttttagctttttaaaaataaatactatcctggctcaaaatgaggcagaggtggtatcatcccgactatgatgggtgactactaggggtgggaacctCGTATTGCTTTTGCCTAGCATACAAatcaggcagattgttataatagtcaaacaacatttcatcacattttgaaatccaaataatcctcacaaatcaaattacattgATCCAAACTCcagtgcttttcaatgagcggagaacGTCATTTCACCAAGTAAGACTATTTTGACTTATGAtgtaagctcggaattgtcaatagtaAAACATCACATTCAAACAGTACAGCAGTGTCGCCGACAGCCAATAAGGTGAAGATACGAAAAATTACTATTTTACATTTAGGCTT includes these proteins:
- the cfap263 gene encoding cilia- and flagella-associated protein 263 isoform X2 → MCLSNQGARSSPMEKKSNQDRQPGFSASIQQLQNSNAAVLAENELFESFIIRLDQHDLLTQPAGLGVAGSQVENRKSEDNLPDGLQQLTLAQKLCLAQREIAQMIREQQNDKERSERILANYKASIKEIELQRADIRKDKNDFEHRLLKPMKMSERKEPEKVLHDIRSKEKLQRMTQESAQLSSDITKRKEVLEKIEEDILRAEQERSKAEAQNKQLLHQMSTYQAPDVAQYMHVKYEHKMLQRSVHTWQRKVGIAEMTSKSKFWSQRGGSSVKSDDAGTADNQVKLPYIAQHGKA